A window of Piliocolobus tephrosceles isolate RC106 chromosome 13, ASM277652v3, whole genome shotgun sequence contains these coding sequences:
- the ZBTB44 gene encoding zinc finger and BTB domain-containing protein 44 isoform X7, which translates to MLIHSGIKPFQCDRCGKKFTRAYSLKMHRLKHEGKRCFRCQICSATFTSFGEYKHHMRVSRHIIRKPRIYECKTCGAMFTNSGNLIVHLRSLNHEASELANYFQSSDFLVPDYLNQEQEETLVQYDLGEHGFESNSSVQMPVISQVSSTQNCESTFPLGSLGGLAEKEEEVPEQPKTSACAEATRDDPPKSELSSITIE; encoded by the exons ATGCTCATCCACTCAG GAATTAAACCATTTCAGTGTGACCGCTGTGGGAAAAAGTTCACCAGGGCTTACTCGCTAAAGATGCATCGCCTAAAGCATGAAGGTAAACGCTGTTTCCGGTGCCAGATATGTAGTGCCACTTTCACTTCCTTCGGGGAATATAAACACCACATGAGGGTTTCCCGGCACATTATCCGCAAGCCTCGGATTTACGAGTGCAAAACATGTGGCGCCATGTTCACCAACTCTGGAAATTTAATCGTGCACCTGAGGAGTCTGAACCATGAAGCATCAGAGCTAGCAAACTACTTCCAGAGCAG TGATTTCCTAGTACCGGACTACTTAAACCAGGAACAAGAAGAGACCCTTGTTCAATACGATCTTGGAGAACACGGTTTTGAAAGCAACTCCTCTGTTCAAATGCCTGTAATTTCACAGGTCTCCTCAACCCAGAATTGTGAAAGCACTTTTCCCTTGGGGTCTCTTGGTGGGCTggcagaaaaagaggaagaagtgcCAGAGCAGCCAAAGACCAGTGCTTGTGCTGAGGCAACCAGAGATGACCCCCCAAAATCAGAGCTGTCTTCTATAACTATTGAGTAA